A genome region from Vulpes lagopus strain Blue_001 chromosome 7, ASM1834538v1, whole genome shotgun sequence includes the following:
- the TLR4 gene encoding toll-like receptor 4 isoform X2 codes for MPNLENVDFSNNKIQNIYRQDLQVLYKMPLLNLSLDLSLNPLYFIQPGSFKEIKLHELTLRSNFNSTDVMKTFIQGLAGLKINQLVLGEFKNERKLESFDNSLLEGLCNLTIEKFRIAYFDSFSEDTTNLFNHLVNISAISLAHLYLDTPKYLPKNLRWQRLEIVHCNLEQFPAWELDSLKEFVLTSNKGINTFAEMKMESLEFLDLSRNGLSFKTCCSHSDFGTTRLKHLDLSFNEIITMSSNFLGLEQLEYLDLQHSSLKQTSDFSVFLSLRNLRYLDISYTRTEVVFHGIFDGLVSLQVLKMADNSFPDNFLPNIFKGLTNLTILDLSGCHLERVSQVAFVSLPKLQLINMSHNSLLSLDTLAYEPLLSLRTLDCSFNRIVAFKEQGQQHFPSNLVSLNLTENKFACDCEHQSFLQWVKDHRQLLVEVEKMVCAKPLDMQDMPLLSFRNATCQRSKTIISVSVFTVLMVSLVAVLAYKFYFHLMLLAGCKRYNRGESTYDAFVIYSSQDEDWVRNELVKNLEEGVPPFQLCLHYRDFIPGVAIAANIIQEGFYKSRKVIVVVSQHFIQSRWCIFEYEIAQTWQFLSSRAGIIFIVLQKVEKSLLRQQVELYRLLSRNTYLEWEDSVLGRHIFWRRLRKALLDGKPWSPEGTEDAENS; via the coding sequence ATGCCCAACCTGGAGAACGTGGATTTTTCCAATAACAAGATCCAAAATATTTATCGTCAAGACTTGCAGGTTCTATATAAAATGCCACTACTCAACCTTTCTTTAGACTTGTCCCTGAACCCTTTATACTTTATCCAACCAGGttcctttaaagaaattaaactcCATGAACTGACTTTGAGAAGTAATTTTAATAGTACAGATGTAATGAAAACTTTTATTCAAGGTCTGGCTGGCTTAAAGATCAATCAGTTGGTTCtgggagaatttaaaaatgaaaggaagttgGAAAGCTTTGACAATTCTCTCCTGGAAGGACTGTGCAATTTGACCATTGAAAAATTCCGGATAGCATACTTTGATAGCTTCTCAGAGGATACTACTAATTTATTTAACCACTTGGTAAACATTTCTGCAATTTCTTTGGCGCATCTGTATTTAGACACACCAAAATACCTTCCTAAAAATCTCAGATGGCAACGGTTGGAAATAGTTCATTGTAACTTAGAACAATTTCCCGCATGGGAGCTGGACTCTCTCAAGGAGTTTGTTCTCACTTCCAACAAAGGTATTAACACTTTTGCTGAGATGAAGATGGAAAGCCTTGAGTTTCTAGATCTCAGTAGAAATGGCCTGAGTTTCAAGACTTGCTGCTCTCACTCTGATTTTGGGACAACCAGACTGAAGCATTTAGATCTGAGCTTCAATGAAATCATTACCATGAGTTCAAACTTCTTGGGCTTAGAACAACTCGAATATCTAGATTTACAGCATTCCAGTTTGAAGCAGACCAGTGATTTTTCAGTATTCTTGTCCCTCAGGAACCTCCGTTACCTTGATATTTCTTATACTCGCACTGAAGTTGTTTTCCATGGCATTTTTGATGGCTTGGTCAGCCTCCAAGTCTTGAAAATGGCTGATAATTCTTTTCCGGACAACTTCcttccaaatattttcaaagggCTGACTAACTTAACCATTCTGGACCTTTCTGGGTGTCATCTGGAACGGGTGTCCCAGGTAGCATTTGTCTCACTTCCTAAACTTCAGTTGATAAATATGAGTCACAATAGCCTCTTGTCATTGGATACACTAGCTTATGAACCTCTCCTCTCCCTCCGGACCCTAGATTGCAGTTTTAATCGAATAGTAGCCTTCAAGGAACAAGGACAACAGCATTTTCCAAGTAATCTAGTTTCCTTAAATCTTACTGAGAATAAATTTGCTTGTGATTGTGAACATCAGAGTTTCCTGCAGTGGGTCAAAGACCACAGGCAGCTCTTGGTGGAAGTTGAAAAAATGGTGTGTGCAAAACCTTTAGACATGCAGGACATGCCCTTGCTGAGTTTTAGGAATGCCACCTGTCAGAGGAGCAAGACTATCATTAGTGTGTCAGTTTTCACTGTGCTCATGGTTTCTCTGGTAGCAGTTTTAGCGTATAAGTTCTATTTTCACCTAATGCTTCTCGCTGGCTGCAAAAGGTATAACAGAGGTGAAAGTACCTATGATGCATTTGTTATCTACTCAAGCCAGGATGAAGACTGGGTGAGGAATGAATTGGTAAAGAACTTGGAGGAGGGAGTGCCCCCCTTTCAGCTCTGCCTTCACTACAGAGACTTCATTCCTGGTGTGGCCATTGCCGCCAACATCATCCAGGAAGGCTTCTATAAGAGCCGGAAGGTTATTGTTGTGGTGTCCCAACACTTCATCCAGAGTCGGTGGTGCATCTTTGAGTATGAGATTGCCCAGACTTGGCAGTTTCTTAGCAGTCGTGCTGGCATCATCTTCATTGTCCTGCAGAAGGTGGAGAAGTCCCTGCTGCGGCAGCAGGTGGAGCTGTATCGCCTCCTCAGCAGGAACACTTACCTGGAATGGGAAGACAGCGTCCTGGGGCGGCACATCTTCTGGAGACGGCTCCGAAAAGCCTTGCTGGATGGTAAACCGTGGAGTCCAGAAGGAACAGAGGATGCAGAAAACAGCTAG
- the TLR4 gene encoding toll-like receptor 4 isoform X1, with protein MMSPTRLAGILIPAMAFLSCLRPESWDPCVQVVPNITYQCMELNLSKIPNNIPTSTKELDLSFNPLRHLGSHCFSNFPELQVLDLSRCEIQIIEDDAYQGLNHLSILILTGNPIQRLFPRAFSGLSSLKTLVAKETKLTSLEDFPIGHLKTLKELNVAHNLIHSFKLPAYFSNMPNLENVDFSNNKIQNIYRQDLQVLYKMPLLNLSLDLSLNPLYFIQPGSFKEIKLHELTLRSNFNSTDVMKTFIQGLAGLKINQLVLGEFKNERKLESFDNSLLEGLCNLTIEKFRIAYFDSFSEDTTNLFNHLVNISAISLAHLYLDTPKYLPKNLRWQRLEIVHCNLEQFPAWELDSLKEFVLTSNKGINTFAEMKMESLEFLDLSRNGLSFKTCCSHSDFGTTRLKHLDLSFNEIITMSSNFLGLEQLEYLDLQHSSLKQTSDFSVFLSLRNLRYLDISYTRTEVVFHGIFDGLVSLQVLKMADNSFPDNFLPNIFKGLTNLTILDLSGCHLERVSQVAFVSLPKLQLINMSHNSLLSLDTLAYEPLLSLRTLDCSFNRIVAFKEQGQQHFPSNLVSLNLTENKFACDCEHQSFLQWVKDHRQLLVEVEKMVCAKPLDMQDMPLLSFRNATCQRSKTIISVSVFTVLMVSLVAVLAYKFYFHLMLLAGCKRYNRGESTYDAFVIYSSQDEDWVRNELVKNLEEGVPPFQLCLHYRDFIPGVAIAANIIQEGFYKSRKVIVVVSQHFIQSRWCIFEYEIAQTWQFLSSRAGIIFIVLQKVEKSLLRQQVELYRLLSRNTYLEWEDSVLGRHIFWRRLRKALLDGKPWSPEGTEDAENS; from the exons ATGATGTCTCCTACCCGCCTGGCTGGGATATTGATCCCAGCCATGGCCTTCCTCTCCTGCCTGAGACCTGAGAGCTGGGACCCTTGCGTGCAG GTGGTTCCTAACATTACTTACCAATGCATGGAGCTGAATCTCAGCAAAATCCCCAACAACATCCCCACATCAACCAAGGAACTGGACCTGAGCTTTAACCCCCTGAGGCATTTAGGCAGCCATTGCTTCTCCAACTTCCCAGAACTGCAGGTGCTGGATTTATCCAG GTGTGAAATTCAGATAATTGAAGATGATGCATATCAGGGCCTAAACCACCTCTCCATCTTGATATTGACAGGAAACCCTATCCAGAGATTATTTCCAAGAGCCTTTTCTGGACTATCAAGTTTAAAGACGCTGGTGGCCAAGGAGACAAAACTAACATCTCTAGAGGATTTCCCCATTGGACATCTCAAAACCTTGAAGGAGCTTAATGTGGCTCACAATCTTATCCATTCCTTCAAGTTACCTGCATATTTCTCTAACATGCCCAACCTGGAGAACGTGGATTTTTCCAATAACAAGATCCAAAATATTTATCGTCAAGACTTGCAGGTTCTATATAAAATGCCACTACTCAACCTTTCTTTAGACTTGTCCCTGAACCCTTTATACTTTATCCAACCAGGttcctttaaagaaattaaactcCATGAACTGACTTTGAGAAGTAATTTTAATAGTACAGATGTAATGAAAACTTTTATTCAAGGTCTGGCTGGCTTAAAGATCAATCAGTTGGTTCtgggagaatttaaaaatgaaaggaagttgGAAAGCTTTGACAATTCTCTCCTGGAAGGACTGTGCAATTTGACCATTGAAAAATTCCGGATAGCATACTTTGATAGCTTCTCAGAGGATACTACTAATTTATTTAACCACTTGGTAAACATTTCTGCAATTTCTTTGGCGCATCTGTATTTAGACACACCAAAATACCTTCCTAAAAATCTCAGATGGCAACGGTTGGAAATAGTTCATTGTAACTTAGAACAATTTCCCGCATGGGAGCTGGACTCTCTCAAGGAGTTTGTTCTCACTTCCAACAAAGGTATTAACACTTTTGCTGAGATGAAGATGGAAAGCCTTGAGTTTCTAGATCTCAGTAGAAATGGCCTGAGTTTCAAGACTTGCTGCTCTCACTCTGATTTTGGGACAACCAGACTGAAGCATTTAGATCTGAGCTTCAATGAAATCATTACCATGAGTTCAAACTTCTTGGGCTTAGAACAACTCGAATATCTAGATTTACAGCATTCCAGTTTGAAGCAGACCAGTGATTTTTCAGTATTCTTGTCCCTCAGGAACCTCCGTTACCTTGATATTTCTTATACTCGCACTGAAGTTGTTTTCCATGGCATTTTTGATGGCTTGGTCAGCCTCCAAGTCTTGAAAATGGCTGATAATTCTTTTCCGGACAACTTCcttccaaatattttcaaagggCTGACTAACTTAACCATTCTGGACCTTTCTGGGTGTCATCTGGAACGGGTGTCCCAGGTAGCATTTGTCTCACTTCCTAAACTTCAGTTGATAAATATGAGTCACAATAGCCTCTTGTCATTGGATACACTAGCTTATGAACCTCTCCTCTCCCTCCGGACCCTAGATTGCAGTTTTAATCGAATAGTAGCCTTCAAGGAACAAGGACAACAGCATTTTCCAAGTAATCTAGTTTCCTTAAATCTTACTGAGAATAAATTTGCTTGTGATTGTGAACATCAGAGTTTCCTGCAGTGGGTCAAAGACCACAGGCAGCTCTTGGTGGAAGTTGAAAAAATGGTGTGTGCAAAACCTTTAGACATGCAGGACATGCCCTTGCTGAGTTTTAGGAATGCCACCTGTCAGAGGAGCAAGACTATCATTAGTGTGTCAGTTTTCACTGTGCTCATGGTTTCTCTGGTAGCAGTTTTAGCGTATAAGTTCTATTTTCACCTAATGCTTCTCGCTGGCTGCAAAAGGTATAACAGAGGTGAAAGTACCTATGATGCATTTGTTATCTACTCAAGCCAGGATGAAGACTGGGTGAGGAATGAATTGGTAAAGAACTTGGAGGAGGGAGTGCCCCCCTTTCAGCTCTGCCTTCACTACAGAGACTTCATTCCTGGTGTGGCCATTGCCGCCAACATCATCCAGGAAGGCTTCTATAAGAGCCGGAAGGTTATTGTTGTGGTGTCCCAACACTTCATCCAGAGTCGGTGGTGCATCTTTGAGTATGAGATTGCCCAGACTTGGCAGTTTCTTAGCAGTCGTGCTGGCATCATCTTCATTGTCCTGCAGAAGGTGGAGAAGTCCCTGCTGCGGCAGCAGGTGGAGCTGTATCGCCTCCTCAGCAGGAACACTTACCTGGAATGGGAAGACAGCGTCCTGGGGCGGCACATCTTCTGGAGACGGCTCCGAAAAGCCTTGCTGGATGGTAAACCGTGGAGTCCAGAAGGAACAGAGGATGCAGAAAACAGCTAG